The Bacteroidota bacterium genome contains a region encoding:
- the ccsA gene encoding cytochrome c biogenesis protein CcsA: MKNNWWKIVAVLFIFYAIIAGFLLKVPELNILHESIRNLYFHVTMWFGMIIILLVSLIYSIKYLSGFNIEHDIVASEAANVGILFGLLGISTGSVWANFTWGDWWVNDAKLNGAAITLLFYFAYVILRNSLDEEHKRAKVSAIYNIFAYVLLIVFLLILPRMTDSLHPGNGGNPGFGKYDLDSNMRIVFYPAVIGWTLLGVWLMSLGVRLKKIALKSNE; the protein is encoded by the coding sequence ATGAAGAATAATTGGTGGAAAATTGTTGCGGTGCTTTTTATCTTTTATGCAATAATTGCCGGATTTTTATTGAAAGTTCCCGAACTAAATATTTTGCACGAAAGCATTCGAAACTTATACTTTCATGTTACCATGTGGTTTGGGATGATTATTATTTTACTGGTATCGCTCATTTACAGCATTAAATATTTATCAGGGTTCAATATTGAACACGATATTGTTGCTTCGGAAGCGGCCAATGTGGGTATCTTGTTTGGTCTTTTGGGTATTTCAACAGGTTCTGTTTGGGCTAATTTTACTTGGGGCGATTGGTGGGTAAACGATGCAAAGTTAAATGGTGCAGCTATTACACTGCTTTTTTATTTCGCATACGTCATTCTTCGCAATTCCTTGGATGAAGAGCATAAAAGAGCTAAGGTATCTGCTATTTATAACATTTTTGCCTACGTATTGTTAATTGTGTTCTTACTGATTCTTCCACGTATGACTGATTCACTTCATCCCGGAAATGGTGGAAATCCAGGCTTTGGGAAGTACGATTTGGACAGTAACATGCGCATTGTTTTTTATCCTGCTGTAATAGGTTGGACCTTACTAGGCGTTTGGCTGATGTCGCTCGGTGTAAGACTAAAAAAAATAGCCTTAAAAAGCAACGAATAA
- a CDS encoding CcmD family protein: MKKLLLLSTLLTNALISFAQDQAPVEMASELRSSGKIYVVVAVLVIIFAGIVVYLTRLDRKITKLEKEIKK; encoded by the coding sequence ATGAAAAAATTATTGCTCTTAAGTACATTATTAACAAATGCACTCATAAGTTTTGCTCAAGATCAAGCACCTGTGGAGATGGCTTCGGAATTACGCTCCTCCGGTAAAATATATGTAGTGGTGGCCGTGCTCGTTATCATATTTGCAGGCATTGTGGTTTACCTCACACGGCTAGATCGTAAAATCACCAAACTCGAAAAAGAAATTAAAAAATAA
- a CDS encoding cytochrome c maturation protein CcmE: protein MKKIHIVFIVLIAVAIAAIMSTVADSSTYSSFAAAAKNPDSEYHVVGKLNKEKALEYNPQVNANLFAFYMKDNEGTELKVVFNGTKPQDFERSEQIVITGKADGQVFHADKILMKCPSKYNNGQVELTAK, encoded by the coding sequence ATGAAAAAAATACACATTGTTTTTATTGTGCTAATAGCCGTTGCAATTGCGGCAATTATGAGCACTGTGGCCGATTCTAGTACGTATTCCTCTTTCGCTGCTGCAGCTAAAAATCCTGATAGTGAATACCATGTTGTTGGTAAGTTAAATAAAGAAAAAGCTTTGGAATACAATCCGCAGGTGAATGCCAACCTCTTTGCTTTTTATATGAAGGATAATGAAGGAACAGAGTTAAAAGTTGTTTTTAATGGCACTAAGCCTCAAGATTTTGAGCGCTCCGAGCAAATTGTTATTACCGGCAAAGCGGATGGACAAGTTTTTCATGCCGATAAAATACTAATGAAATGTCCCTCAAAATATAACAACGGTCAAGTAGAACTCACCGCAAAATAA
- the ccsA gene encoding cytochrome c biogenesis protein CcsA, whose amino-acid sequence MQIQYIGEHLLPGQLGNFFVVLSFAASFLAFISYYFASKEALLDNSWRAIARASFRIHAISVVGISATLFYMIFNHYFEYQYVWQHSSKALPVRYMLSCFWEGQEGSFLLWTFWHAILGLILIRVGKTWEAPVMAVFSSVQIFLASMLLGVFVFDYRLGSNPFMLLREHPEFMNLPFVKVPDYLKSLDGRGLNPLLQNYWMTIHPPILFLGFASTLVPFAYAMAGLWKQRFTDWMKPALPWTFFGVMILGTGILMGGAWAYESLSFGGFWAWDPVENASLVPWLTFVAAAHVMLINKNNGQSLSTSFILVIVTFLLILYSTFLTRSGILGDTSVHAFTDLGMSGQLLIYLLFFLVWAIVLLAMNWKKIPALVEEESATSREFWMFIGALVLVISSFQIIATTSIPVINKLFGTKIAPPLNAVEHYNSWQVPFAILISILIGLGQYFKFKKTDMNDFYKKIVLPFMLASILAVIAAIGLGMNKPFHYVLLFTSIFAILANANYAIRVLKGKISKAGSSIAHVGFGMILLGALISTSLSQTISSNTSGIDITKLGKDFSNSDNIMLRQNDTLRMGDYYVTYSGKHTESPNIYYQINYLSKDATGKYAPEFTLNPLVQTNPRMGNIAEPDTRHFWYKDVYTHITYADLEDKSTDTAGYKEPKTVSMKIGDTLFASNSIVILDGLVKDVDRNLHQLKDSDIAVGADLRILDVNGKIAHAVPLFIIKGAYLMPEAANVDELGLQFAFTKIDTETGKIDISLMEKKSNVKDFIIMKAIIFPGINILWLGCLIMIIGTVLAILQRLKKVQLK is encoded by the coding sequence GTGCAAATACAATACATTGGAGAACACCTACTCCCTGGTCAACTTGGAAATTTTTTTGTAGTCCTTTCTTTCGCCGCATCCTTCCTCGCATTTATTTCTTATTATTTTGCATCCAAAGAAGCGCTGCTTGATAATTCTTGGAGAGCCATTGCACGAGCCAGCTTTCGCATTCATGCCATTTCAGTAGTTGGAATTTCTGCTACTTTATTTTACATGATATTTAACCATTATTTCGAATATCAATATGTGTGGCAGCACAGCAGTAAAGCACTTCCCGTAAGGTACATGTTATCCTGTTTTTGGGAAGGACAAGAAGGTAGTTTTTTACTTTGGACCTTTTGGCATGCCATACTTGGGCTCATTTTAATTCGCGTTGGAAAAACTTGGGAAGCTCCGGTAATGGCCGTGTTTAGCAGTGTTCAAATCTTTTTGGCAAGTATGCTCTTGGGTGTTTTTGTTTTTGATTACCGATTGGGAAGTAATCCATTTATGTTGCTGCGCGAGCATCCCGAATTTATGAATCTTCCCTTTGTGAAAGTTCCCGATTACCTGAAATCGCTCGATGGAAGAGGTTTAAATCCATTGCTTCAAAATTACTGGATGACCATTCATCCCCCAATACTTTTCTTAGGTTTTGCATCAACATTAGTTCCTTTTGCCTATGCTATGGCAGGATTATGGAAACAACGTTTTACCGATTGGATGAAACCTGCTTTACCCTGGACCTTTTTTGGAGTAATGATTCTTGGCACCGGAATTTTAATGGGCGGTGCTTGGGCTTATGAATCCTTGAGCTTTGGTGGATTTTGGGCTTGGGATCCGGTTGAAAATGCTTCCCTAGTTCCTTGGCTTACCTTTGTTGCCGCTGCACACGTGATGCTTATTAATAAAAACAATGGACAGTCACTTTCCACATCCTTCATCCTAGTAATAGTTACCTTTCTATTAATACTGTATTCAACTTTCTTAACGCGAAGCGGTATCCTTGGTGATACTTCGGTGCATGCCTTCACCGATTTAGGAATGAGCGGCCAACTCTTGATTTATTTACTTTTCTTTTTAGTTTGGGCTATTGTTTTGCTTGCCATGAATTGGAAAAAAATACCGGCTTTGGTCGAAGAGGAAAGCGCTACTTCTCGTGAATTTTGGATGTTTATTGGAGCACTTGTGTTAGTTATTTCATCCTTTCAAATAATTGCTACTACCAGTATCCCTGTAATAAATAAATTATTTGGAACCAAAATAGCACCACCGCTAAATGCTGTTGAACATTATAATTCCTGGCAGGTTCCTTTTGCAATTCTGATTTCAATTCTAATTGGACTTGGCCAATATTTTAAGTTTAAAAAAACGGATATGAATGATTTTTATAAAAAAATTGTTCTGCCTTTTATGTTGGCTTCAATTCTTGCAGTTATTGCTGCCATTGGCTTAGGAATGAATAAGCCTTTTCATTATGTATTGTTGTTTACCTCTATTTTTGCCATTCTTGCAAATGCAAATTATGCAATCCGTGTACTCAAAGGTAAAATCTCAAAAGCAGGTTCTTCCATCGCACATGTTGGATTTGGAATGATATTGTTAGGCGCATTAATCAGCACTTCATTAAGCCAAACCATTTCCTCCAATACTTCAGGGATCGATATCACTAAACTTGGAAAAGATTTCAGTAACAGCGATAACATCATGCTTCGCCAAAACGATACCTTGCGCATGGGCGATTACTATGTGACCTACTCCGGTAAACACACCGAAAGCCCAAATATCTATTATCAAATAAATTACCTCAGCAAGGATGCTACAGGGAAATATGCCCCTGAGTTTACCCTGAATCCACTTGTGCAAACCAATCCCCGTATGGGAAATATTGCCGAACCGGATACACGCCATTTTTGGTATAAAGATGTGTACACGCACATCACCTATGCCGACCTAGAAGATAAATCTACGGATACCGCAGGATACAAAGAACCCAAAACGGTTTCTATGAAAATTGGGGATACTCTTTTTGCAAGTAATAGCATTGTTATATTGGATGGATTGGTTAAGGATGTTGATAGAAACCTACATCAATTAAAGGATTCTGACATTGCTGTGGGGGCAGATTTGCGCATCTTGGATGTTAATGGCAAAATTGCGCATGCGGTTCCACTTTTCATTATTAAGGGTGCTTACCTCATGCCTGAAGCGGCGAATGTTGATGAATTGGGATTGCAATTTGCCTTTACTAAAATCGACACAGAAACCGGTAAAATCGACATCAGCTTAATGGAGAAAAAATCGAACGTAAAAGATTTTATCATCATGAAAGCAATTATTTTTCCGGGAATAAATATACTTTGGTTAGGTTGTTTAATTATGATTATTGGAACTGTTTTGGCAATTTTGCAGCGGTTAAAAAAGGTCCAATTGAAGTAA
- a CDS encoding DUF2520 domain-containing protein, whose protein sequence is MMAQLKIVLIGSGNVATQLGTALKKCGCNIVQVYSQNQKHAAALSRKLKSSYTAAIENLVQTADIYIVAVKDDALSSVLAQINFQPNLIVHTSGTTSLAVFKPKFKNYGVFYPLQTFSKNNIIIFNEVPFFIEASHRKAYQQIESTARLLSQKVYSSNSEKRKALHVAAVFACNFTNHMYAIANEILIRENIPFEVLLPLIQETANKVKTAPPKLMQTGPAVRNDKVVITAHKKYLQDSVDYKKIYTLVSQSISDFTK, encoded by the coding sequence ATGATGGCTCAACTAAAAATAGTTTTAATAGGCTCCGGAAATGTTGCCACCCAACTGGGCACTGCATTAAAAAAATGTGGGTGTAACATTGTTCAAGTATATAGCCAAAATCAAAAACATGCTGCCGCACTTTCACGCAAATTAAAATCAAGTTACACGGCTGCAATTGAAAACCTGGTTCAAACTGCAGATATATATATAGTAGCTGTAAAGGACGATGCACTTTCTTCTGTATTGGCACAAATTAACTTCCAACCCAACTTAATTGTGCATACTTCCGGTACAACCTCATTAGCAGTTTTTAAGCCAAAATTTAAAAACTACGGAGTGTTTTACCCCCTGCAAACCTTTAGTAAAAACAATATAATAATTTTTAACGAAGTCCCCTTTTTCATTGAAGCATCGCATCGTAAAGCATACCAACAAATTGAATCAACGGCTCGCCTGCTTTCTCAAAAAGTATATTCTTCTAACTCCGAAAAAAGGAAGGCGCTTCACGTGGCTGCTGTGTTTGCTTGTAATTTCACCAACCACATGTACGCCATAGCAAATGAAATATTAATTAGGGAAAATATCCCTTTTGAAGTGTTATTGCCACTCATTCAGGAAACAGCAAACAAAGTCAAAACTGCTCCTCCTAAACTAATGCAAACCGGACCTGCAGTGCGAAATGACAAAGTAGTAATAACTGCTCATAAGAAGTATTTGCAAGACTCAGTTGATTATAAAAAAATTTATACATTAGTGTCCCAAAGTATTTCAGATTTCACTAAATAG